A section of the Telopea speciosissima isolate NSW1024214 ecotype Mountain lineage chromosome 3, Tspe_v1, whole genome shotgun sequence genome encodes:
- the LOC122653544 gene encoding uncharacterized protein LOC122653544 — protein sequence MSTESWFSSLWKNSWRNNPEHERVTIGVLAFEVANLMSQVVHLWECLSDKHTVRFREEIMNSVGIRKLVSDNDDFLVGLVFTEMVETLWFVVKSVARFGKKSSEPVLQRFENAFDELVKTDEDLYGWEYTWKKMEGKVKKMERFFAISTNLYQELEVLAELEQTLRRMQASKDDPNRVSLLEFKQKVLWQRQEVKYLREISLWNRTYDYTFRLLGRSLFTIFRRIKLVFGINQKVAVDGLYDPKVFSTYYLSRSYSGSALMQPSVHPCEKTEAMFSSGPLVKAISKSGPLSDTQKTSSRHQHTHENSSTPAHGKKPHSKAKRLSTVGPFKGCMTGESDIPVLQSYAPVSHGFRNSNVVYSGILNGLKDTNSELLTHSSIVHTNVSVFSSKRRLLNAPPSTLGGAALALHYANVIIVIEKLVKYPHLIGPDARDDLYYMLPTSVRMALRARLKSYAKNLASSFCDAVLAAEWNDALARILEWLAPLAHNMIRWHSERNFEQQNFVSRTNVFLIQTLYLANQVKTEAAITELLVGLNYIWRFGRDLNAKGLLEC from the coding sequence ATGTCGACAGAGTCGTGGTTTAGTAGTTTATGGAAGAATTCGTGGAGAAATAACCCTGAACATGAAAGAGTCACTATTGGTGTGTTGGCATTTGAAGTTGCAAACTTGATGTCACAGGTGGTTCATTTATGGGAATGTCTGAGCGATAAGCATACAGTCAGATTTAGGGAAGAGATCATGAATTCGGTTGGTATCAGGAAGCTTGTGTCTGACAACGACGATTTCCTTGTGGGTTTGGTCTTTACTGAAATGGTTGAAACCTTGTGGTTTGTAGTGAAATCCGTGGCTAGGTTTGGGAAGAAGTCCTCGGAACCTGTACTGCAGCGGTTTGAGAATGCATTTGATGAGCTTGTCAAGACTGATGAGGATCTATATGGCTGGGAATACACctggaagaagatggaagggaaAGTTAAGAAGATGGAGAGATTCTTTGCTATTAGCACGAACTTGTATCAAGAGCTGGAAGTGCTTGCCGAACTGGAACAGACTCTGAGGAGAATGCAGGCAAGTAAGGATGACCCGAATCGGGTAAGCTTACTTGAGTTCAAGCAGAAGGTTTTGTGGCAGCGGCAGGAGGTGAAGTATCTCCGAGAGATCTCTCTATGGAACAGGACTTATGATTACACATTCCGCCTCCTCGGGAGGTCTCTGTTCACGATATTCAGGCGGATCAAACTTGTGTTTGGAATCAATCAGAAGGTAGCTGTGGATGGACTCTATGATCCCAAAGTTTTTAGTACATATTATCTTTCTCGAAGTTACTCTGGTTCTGCGCTGATGCAGCCATCAGTTCATCCATGTGAGAAAACCGAAGCAATGTTCTCTTCAGGTCCTCTAGTTAAGGCAATTTCAAAATCGGGGCCTCTTTCTGACACACAGAAAACTAGCAGCAGGCATCAGCATACTCATGAGAACTCGTCTACCCCTGCCCATGGTAAGAAACCACATTCAAAAGCAAAGCGGTTATCTACTGTAGGCCCTTTCAAAGGATGCATGACGGGTGAAAGTGACATTCCAGTATTGCAAAGCTACGCACCTGTAAGTCATGGCTTCCGAAATTCCAATGTTGTTTATTCAGGAATTCTCAATGGACTAAAAGATACTAATTCAGAACTGCTTACTCACAGCAGCATAGTCCATACTAATGTATCTGTCTTCAGTTCTAAGCGCAGATTGCTGAATGCTCCTCCATCAACTCTTGGTGGTGCTGCTTTAGCACTCCATTATGCAAATGTGATTATTGTAATAGAGAAGCTAGTGAAATATCCCCACCTGATTGGTCCCGATGCAAGAGATGACCTGTACTATATGTTGCCCACAAGTGTAAGGATGGCGCTAAGGGCTAGGCTAAAGTCATATGCCAAGAACTTGGCTTCATCCTTTTGTGATGCTGTTCTTGCAGCGGAATGGAATGATGCTTTAGCAAGGATACTAGAATGGTTGGCCCCACTTGCTCATAACATGATAAGGTGGCATTCTGAGCGGAATTTTGAGCAGCAGAACTTTGTCTCTCGAACTAACGTGTTCCTGATACAGACTCTATACTTAGCTAATCAGGTGAAGACAGAAGCTGCAATAACGGAGCTTCTTGTGGGCCTCAATTACATTTGGAGGTTTGGAAGAGACCTTAATGCAAAAGGTTTACTGGAGTGCTAG
- the LOC122654040 gene encoding uncharacterized protein LOC122654040, whose translation MSPKEESSSTGSRLSCTTCFDALSFCYSPVHQMQQYYRLGVLDNCSEKWNALFDCLSLKTKRSSEMQEILETREKTKPHIWTFRAPEEASAHFNELFGHVNDPE comes from the exons ATGAGTCCAAAGGAAGAGTCCTCCAGTACTGGATCGCGCTTATCCTGCACCACTTGCTTCGATGCTCTCTCGTTTTGCTACT CTCCTGTTCACCAGATGCAGCAATATTACAGGCTTGGAGTACTTGATAACTGTTCTGAGAAGTGGAATGCTCTATTTGACTGTTTGAGTCTGAAAACAAAACGATCTTCTGAGATGCAG GAAATTTTGGAAACTCGTGAGAAAACTAAACCTCACATTTGGACTTTTCGGGCACCTGAAGAAGCTTCAGCTCATTTTAATGAGCTGTTTGGCCATGTAAATGACCCAGAGTGA
- the LOC122654039 gene encoding uncharacterized protein LOC122654039, whose product MATTREAKEKNKSKEEPVIIRLKHKDEEGRMCVEKAEVKTHNPETIKYIERKLCDKGVHRMERHPVDGRPLVYGPPKSGHGGKYTWEGPGDLTENVLEVAPAAIDEKDPNFVDEEEEEEEVAELVVGEVEVAKVVEDREGLGVSRVEVRPPLGV is encoded by the coding sequence ATGGCGACGACAAGGGAGGCGAAGGAGAAGAACAAATCGAAAGAGGAGCCAGTGATCATACGATTAAAGCACAAAGATGAGGAAGGACGAATGTGCGTGGAGAAAGCGGAGGTGAAGACTCACAATCCTGAGACGATCAAATACATTGAGAGGAAGCTTTGTGACAAGGGAGTTCATCGTATGGAGCGTCACCCTGTTGATGGACGTCCCTTGGTTTATGGACCACCCAAGTCAGGTCACGGCGGTAAGTATACGTGGGAAGGTCCAGGTGACCTTACGGAGAATGTGTTAGAGGTGGCACCGGCGGCGATCGACGAGAAAGACCCGAACTTTGTAgacgaagaggaagaagaggaagaagtggCAGAGCTGGTGGTGGGAGAGGTAGAGGTGGCTAAGGTTGTAGAGGATAGGGAGGGTCTCGGTGTTTCCAGAGTTGAGGTTCGTCCTCCTCTGGGGGTCTGA